The segment ATACCAGCAACCCCATGCCACAGGCGAACCAGCAACCAAGGAATTTGCCAAAGATGACTTCACCTCGGCTGATAGGCTTGGCGAGAAGCGGGAAAATCGTCCGGCTCTCGCGTTCAGCAGGCAGCTGGCGCGCTGCCGCCGTGATCGCCATTACCAGGGAGGAAATCCAGATCAACAGCAGGCAGAGTTCCTTGAGGTAACGCACAATCTTGTCTTCATTGAAGAAGTTCACAGTGCCCATGGCGAGCGTGATGATCACCGTCAGAATCAGCAGGACATAGAAGTCCTTGCGCCGATACATCTCGCGCACGACAACTCCGGCCAAGGCTAAGGCGTTGTTCATAGGACAGCAGGTTGATAACCGATCAGCTTTAGGAAAATTTGTTCGAGATTCGTGTGGTGCTTGGCGATGAGATCAGTGACGCGGCCTTCTTCCTTAACCTTGCCCTGATTGATGATGACCACGCGGTCACAAACCGTTTCCACCTCGCCCATCTCGTGCGAGGAAAAGAAGACGGTTTTGCCCTCGTTCTTCAACCGCTGGATGATCTCACGCACCCTCATGCGGCCGATAGGGTCCAAGCCGCTCGTTGGTTCATCAAAGATCAGAAGGTCTGGATCATTGATAAGAGCCTGAGCCAAGCCGATGCGTTGCTGCATGCCTTTGGAGAAGGTCTTGATCTGACGTTTACGCGCATGATCAAGTTCCACCAGCTTGATGACCTCGTCTATGCGCCTG is part of the Verrucomicrobiia bacterium genome and harbors:
- a CDS encoding ABC transporter ATP-binding protein → MVASEPILKIDNLRVEYRAPDLKEGVKVAVDGLSLSVNAGEVFGFLGPNGAGKTTTMNVLLGFVPPTDGTAFLFGEDVSRPIARQRIGYLPELTYYYKFLTPEEILRFYGRIFKIPQGQLDRRIDEVIKLVELDHARKRQIKTFSKGMQQRIGLAQALINDPDLLIFDEPTSGLDPIGRMRVREIIQRLKNEGKTVFFSSHEMGEVETVCDRVVIINQGKVKEEGRVTDLIAKHHTNLEQIFLKLIGYQPAVL